The DNA segment AGGGGGCGACGGATGTGTCGCTACCCGCGGACGCGGTGCCCGCATCGGACGATTCTACCGAGAGTGCCGACATCGTGTCGGCGAGAGCCAGGACGCGGGGGTCGGTTCGGACCGCCGCGGGGTTGCCTACGAAGCGCGCGGTACTGGGCAGTACGTCTTCGACGATGCGCAGCTTGTTCTCGCGCAGCGTGGTGCCGGTCGCGGTGATGTCGACGACGACGTCGGCGATGCCGATGAGCGGCGCCAGTTCGATGTTGCCGTTGAGCTTGACGATCTCGACCTGCACGCCTTTGGCGTCGAAGTGCGCCTGCGTGATGGTGGGGTACTTGGTCGCGACGCGGATGACGCCGAGGTGGCGCGCGCGCTCACTGATCTCCGCGCCCGCATCCTCAGGCTCGGCGACGACGAACCGGCACCCGCCGAACTTCAGGTCGACGAGCTCGATGACCTCCAGGCCCTGCTCGATGAGGACGTCCTTGCCGCCGATACCGCAGTCCGCGGCACCGTAGGCG comes from the Coriobacteriia bacterium genome and includes:
- a CDS encoding ATP phosphoribosyltransferase; the encoded protein is MARRPGGTDRPLRIAVPKGALFPDSVRFLSAAGFDTTTLADPGRQLIVRTPEAEFIIGKPTDIPVYVAYGAADCGIGGKDVLIEQGLEVIELVDLKFGGCRFVVAEPEDAGAEISERARHLGVIRVATKYPTITQAHFDAKGVQVEIVKLNGNIELAPLIGIADVVVDITATGTTLRENKLRIVEDVLPSTARFVGNPAAVRTDPRVLALADTMSALSVESSDAGTASAGSDTSVAP